In Methanofollis fontis, the following proteins share a genomic window:
- the tfrA gene encoding fumarate reductase (CoM/CoB) subunit TfrA yields MRALDVIDCHVLVIGSGGAGVRAAIEAERYGETVLLSKSITGKGGCTTMAEGGYNAVLREGDTCDLHLEDTLRGGAYLNDPALVEALVADAPARLGDLVSWGAVFDASADHEVAQRSFGGQCRPRTCYAGDRTGHEMIMTLMERLRGTDVQRIDEMAAIELLKDGERVCGALVLDKHGEMRAIRADAVVLAAGGGARTYDVSTNSGTGSGDGFALAYRAGADLIDMEMVQFHPTGAVYPYDARGRLVTEAVRGEGGHLINARGERFMTGYDPDRMELSTRDVVARAIATEVLEGRGTRNGGVYLDVTHLPPEQIEERLPVMLSQFLRFGVDIRTEPMEVAPTAHHIMGGCAITPGGRTTVPGLFAAGECTGGVHGANRLGGNALADTQVFGKRAGESAGKEPIRMAQIDGAQVEAQRRRIEDFYEGESSPVWVTDHLQQTMWDGAGIRRDAAGLEASLQIVEGLTAAPLRAATPRNLIECCGVQSLCTTAMLIIRSALIRPESRGAHWRTDVPPQTDPAHSRFGHTHISLEGEWIEEAD; encoded by the coding sequence ATGCGCGCGCTGGACGTAATCGACTGCCACGTCCTTGTGATCGGGAGTGGCGGCGCCGGAGTAAGGGCTGCAATAGAGGCAGAGCGGTATGGCGAGACGGTTCTCCTTTCCAAGAGCATCACTGGAAAAGGAGGGTGTACAACGATGGCGGAGGGCGGGTACAACGCCGTTCTGCGGGAAGGCGACACCTGCGACCTTCACCTGGAGGATACCCTCCGGGGGGGCGCCTATCTCAATGACCCGGCCCTTGTCGAAGCGCTCGTCGCCGACGCCCCTGCGCGCCTCGGCGACCTGGTCTCCTGGGGCGCCGTCTTCGACGCCTCGGCCGATCACGAGGTGGCGCAGCGATCCTTTGGCGGACAGTGCCGCCCCCGCACCTGCTATGCCGGCGATCGCACGGGCCACGAGATGATCATGACCCTGATGGAGCGTCTCCGGGGCACCGACGTCCAGCGTATCGACGAAATGGCGGCGATCGAACTGCTCAAGGACGGCGAACGCGTTTGCGGCGCTCTCGTGCTCGATAAACACGGCGAGATGCGGGCGATCCGGGCGGACGCTGTCGTGCTTGCCGCCGGCGGCGGGGCGAGGACCTACGACGTCTCCACCAACTCCGGCACCGGCAGCGGTGACGGTTTTGCCCTTGCTTACCGCGCCGGGGCTGACCTCATCGATATGGAAATGGTCCAGTTCCACCCCACAGGTGCGGTCTATCCCTACGATGCACGCGGCCGACTCGTCACCGAGGCGGTGCGCGGCGAGGGCGGACACCTGATCAATGCCAGAGGGGAGCGGTTCATGACCGGCTACGACCCTGATCGCATGGAACTCTCGACGAGAGATGTGGTGGCGCGGGCGATCGCCACCGAGGTGCTCGAGGGGCGCGGCACCCGCAATGGCGGCGTATACCTGGACGTCACCCACCTCCCCCCCGAGCAGATCGAGGAGCGGTTGCCGGTGATGCTCTCTCAGTTCCTCCGCTTCGGCGTGGATATCAGGACCGAACCGATGGAGGTCGCACCCACCGCCCACCATATCATGGGCGGGTGCGCCATCACGCCCGGCGGGCGGACGACGGTGCCCGGACTGTTTGCCGCCGGAGAGTGCACCGGCGGAGTCCACGGCGCAAACCGCCTGGGTGGCAACGCCCTTGCCGACACCCAGGTGTTCGGGAAACGGGCCGGCGAATCCGCCGGAAAAGAACCCATTCGAATGGCACAGATCGACGGGGCGCAGGTTGAGGCGCAGCGGCGACGGATCGAGGACTTCTACGAGGGCGAATCCTCCCCGGTCTGGGTGACCGACCACCTCCAGCAGACCATGTGGGACGGCGCCGGCATCCGGCGGGACGCCGCCGGACTTGAGGCAAGTCTCCAGATCGTGGAGGGTCTGACCGCGGCACCCCTCCGCGCCGCCACACCCCGCAACCTGATCGAGTGCTGCGGTGTCCAGAGCCTCTGCACCACGGCGATGCTCATCATCAGGTCGGCCCTGATACGCCCGGAGAGCCGCGGCGCACACTGGCGGACCGATGTCCCCCCACAGACCGATCCCGCCCATTCCCGCTTCGGCCACACCCACATCAGCCTTGAAGGAGAATGGATCGAGGAGGCGGACTGA
- the tfrB gene encoding fumarate reductase (CoM/CoB) subunit TfrB: MKEITFTIRRFNPKTDTAPHDEEYTVEVHEGARVLHALHAVHAQDPGLAYRWCCGSGQCGSCAMRIDGTPALACLTEAHDGMTVWPLDLPVVQDLEVDVAPYLDRISPLCSSEGAVFPTQAEIEAIKPLRECIECMSCVSVCPALKVSDFAGPTAMRQEMRLALDPRDTQDRIAEAIEHDLFNCTTCQQCWKVCPKEIQTPGKAIEKLREIANRRGLTLPRHQEVAELVRTTGRSVGKTQETFLEQVPEVIEPEGEVRATVGFFVGCMYNGRLPQTALDMIEVMRRNGIRVIIPHEQVCCGSPLIRTGQTAIVDSLKHQNIEAFTSRDIDIVMTMCAGCGSTLKNDYDTPFTVMDATEVLNRVGIEDPAPLHITVTYHDPCHLLRGQGISEEPRKLLRKVVDRLVETPNQCCGSGGGVRSGVPEVAGALGQKRGEAFESSGAEMVVSCCPFCEFHIAENTRLPVKDLMTLLRRGYEEKDRQKAAKEE; the protein is encoded by the coding sequence ATGAAAGAGATCACATTCACCATCCGGCGGTTCAACCCGAAAACCGACACCGCACCGCACGACGAGGAATACACGGTGGAGGTGCACGAGGGTGCACGGGTGCTCCACGCCCTCCACGCCGTCCACGCACAGGACCCCGGTCTCGCCTACCGCTGGTGCTGCGGGTCCGGGCAGTGCGGGAGCTGCGCCATGCGCATCGACGGCACACCGGCACTTGCATGCCTCACCGAGGCGCACGACGGGATGACCGTCTGGCCCCTCGACCTGCCGGTGGTGCAGGACCTGGAGGTGGACGTCGCCCCGTACCTCGACCGGATCTCACCCCTCTGTTCGTCCGAAGGGGCGGTGTTCCCGACACAGGCGGAGATCGAGGCGATCAAACCCCTCCGAGAGTGCATCGAGTGCATGTCCTGCGTCTCGGTCTGCCCGGCCCTGAAGGTTTCCGATTTTGCCGGACCGACGGCGATGCGGCAGGAGATGCGCCTTGCCCTCGATCCGCGTGACACGCAGGACCGCATCGCCGAGGCGATCGAGCATGACCTCTTCAACTGCACCACCTGCCAGCAGTGCTGGAAGGTCTGCCCCAAGGAGATCCAGACCCCGGGCAAGGCGATCGAGAAGCTGCGGGAGATCGCCAACCGGCGCGGCCTCACCCTCCCCCGCCACCAGGAGGTGGCCGAACTGGTCAGGACGACCGGTCGATCGGTCGGGAAGACGCAGGAGACCTTCCTGGAACAGGTGCCCGAGGTGATCGAGCCCGAGGGCGAGGTGCGGGCCACAGTCGGCTTTTTCGTGGGCTGCATGTACAACGGCAGACTTCCACAGACCGCACTGGACATGATCGAGGTGATGCGGAGGAACGGCATCCGCGTGATCATCCCGCACGAACAGGTCTGCTGCGGTTCCCCGCTGATCCGCACCGGCCAGACGGCGATCGTCGACTCCCTCAAGCACCAGAACATCGAGGCCTTCACCTCCCGCGATATCGATATCGTGATGACAATGTGCGCCGGGTGCGGTTCGACCCTGAAAAACGATTATGACACTCCTTTCACCGTGATGGACGCCACAGAGGTGCTGAACAGGGTCGGGATCGAAGACCCCGCCCCCCTCCACATCACCGTCACCTACCATGACCCCTGCCACCTCCTCAGGGGGCAGGGCATATCAGAGGAGCCGCGCAAACTCCTCAGAAAGGTGGTCGACCGTCTGGTCGAGACCCCGAACCAGTGCTGCGGGTCCGGCGGCGGCGTCCGTTCGGGCGTCCCCGAGGTGGCGGGCGCCCTGGGTCAGAAGAGAGGGGAGGCCTTCGAGTCGAGCGGTGCCGAGATGGTCGTATCCTGCTGCCCCTTCTGCGAGTTCCATATCGCCGAGAATACGCGCCTGCCGGTGAAGGACCTGATGACCCTGCTGCGCCGGGGCTACGAGGAGAAAGACCGGCAGAAGGCAGCAAAAGAGGAATGA